A window of Deltaproteobacteria bacterium genomic DNA:
CTCGCTGATGGTGGGCCCGACGCTGGTGGTGGAGGTGCGGGGGGTAAAAATGATCGGCGAGAATGACCTGAAAAACGCCCATATTCCGGCGGGCGTTCACAGGCTTATCCTGAAGACGGACAATGTCGATCTTTTGGGGAAAGCCGAGTTTAATGAGTCATACTCCTGTCTCGCGTCCGACGGCGCCAAGTTTCTGGTGGATATGGGAATCCGGCTGATCGGTATCGATTATCTGTCAGTGGCCGAATTCGGCAAGGGCGACAAAGTGCACCGAATCCTTCTTACCCAGGGGGTGGTGATCGTGGAGGGGCTGGACCTGCGGGGGGTGCCCGCGGGTATGTACCACATGGTCGCGCTGCCCCTTAAAATCTCCGGGGCCGATGGCGCTCCGGCAAGGGTTGTGCTATTTAGCCAATAATCTTGATGACTTTGCAAAAAGTCATCAATGGACTTTTTACGACCCTATAAAAATTGATGATTTCGTAAGAAGTCATCAACGCGCCCATTAGGGGGCGCTCAAATCGAAGATTTGTGAGGAAAGAGAAAATGACATTTTTCGCTTTCCGTTGAGTAAAAAGCCATGGATGGACTTTTTACGACCCTATAAAAATTGATGATTTCGTAAGAAGTCATCAACGCGCCCGCTTAGGGGCGCTCAAATCGAAGATTTGTGAGGGAAGTGAAAATGACATTTTTCGCTTTCCGTTGAGTA
This region includes:
- a CDS encoding cyclase family protein, with the translated sequence MKTRRIYDVSMSIRDGMVSWPGDAPVKVQRVKSMSRGDRLNLTRLDMSAHTGTHMDAPVHFVDGAGGIDTISPSLMVGPTLVVEVRGVKMIGENDLKNAHIPAGVHRLILKTDNVDLLGKAEFNESYSCLASDGAKFLVDMGIRLIGIDYLSVAEFGKGDKVHRILLTQGVVIVEGLDLRGVPAGMYHMVALPLKISGADGAPARVVLFSQ